From a single Osmerus mordax isolate fOsmMor3 chromosome 6, fOsmMor3.pri, whole genome shotgun sequence genomic region:
- the LOC136944480 gene encoding hyaluronan synthase 1-like produces the protein MELKPLLRRAGLIVRAFFTFLFALCVLGVMVWAYVQGFQLVSSQYGIISFGFYGLLLGLHVLLQSLFAYMEHRRMRAHKAACTFTKTVGLTISAYQEDPAYLHECLHSIRGLNYPPELLRVIMVVDGNSEDDLYMLEMFREVFADQNPGCYVWKNNYHTWDPTREGDVAGANGPGGDAGYGMRVDPQRREVEVLINSRRCVCIMQKWGGKREVMYTAFKALGSSVDYIQVCDSDTKLDTLATLELCKVLESDPSYGAVGGDVMILNLKESYISFMSSLRYWMAFNIERSCQSFFNCVSCISGPLGLYRNDLLQQFLESSYNQMFLGTHCTFGDDRHLTNRMLSMGYATKYTARSKCYTETPAQFLRWLSQQTRWTKSFFREWLYNAMWWHKQHLWMTYESIISGVFPFFVTATIIQLFWMGTLWDILWVLCCIKLIGLVKAAYACLLRKDLVMVFMSLYSTLYMSSLLPSKYFAILTINKSNWGTSGRLKMVGNYVPLLPLLVWAAILLSGLSYTIYKETQKDWDSAAKIEETKFLIFGCAAYVCYWLFMVIFYWVWFSKACRKRSQHHNVSV, from the exons ATGGAACTGAAACCACTGCTGAGAAGAGCGGGCTTGATTGTCCGTGCCTTCTTCACTTTCCTCTTCGCCCTCTGTGTCCTCGGGGTGATGGTGTGGGCCTACGTACAGGGTTTCCAGCTGGTATCGTCCCAGTACGGCATCATCTCCTTCGGCTTCTACGGCCTCCTGCTGGGGCTCCATGTGCTGCTCCAGAGCCTGTTTGCCTACATGGAGCACCGGCGCATGAGAGCCCACAAGGCCGCCTGCACCTTCACCAAGACCGTCGGCCTCACCATCTCCGCCTACCAGGAGGACCCGGCCTACCTCCACGAGTGCCTCCACTCCATCCGGGGTCTCAATTACCCCCCGGAGTTGCTACGGGTCATAATGGTGGTGGACGGAAACTCAGAGGACGACCTGTACATGCTGGAGATGTTCCGGGAGGTGTTTGCCGACCAGAACCCTGGCTGCTATGTGTGGAAGAACAACTACCATACTTGGGACCCCACCAGAGAAGGGGATGTGGCCGGAGCGAATGGCCCAGGGGGAGATGCTGGTTATGGGATGAGAGTGGACCCtcaaaggagggaggtggaggtcctGATCAACAGCAGGAGATGTGTGTGCATCATGCAGAAGTGGGGCGGGAAGAGGGAGGTCATGTACACAGCATTCAAGGCCCTGGGATCCTCGGTAGACTACATACAG GTGTGTGATTCCGACACCAAGCTGGATACTCTGGCCACGCTGGAGCTGTGCAAGGTGCTGGAGAGCGACCCCAGCTACGGTGCGGTGGGAGGAGACGTGATGATCCTGAACCTGAAGGAGTCCTACATCAGCTTCATGAGCAGCCTCAGGTACTGGATGGCCTTCAACATCGAGAGGTCCTGCCAATCCTTCTTCAACTGCGTCTCCTGCATCAGCGGGCCCCTGG GACTGTACAGGAATGACCTACTCCAGCAGTTTCTAGAGTCCTCGTACAATCAGATGTTTTTGGGAACTCACTGCACATTTGGGGATGACAGGCACCTCACCAACCGAATGCTCAGTATGGGCTACGCCACTAA GTACACCGCACGCTCCAAGTGCTACACGGAGACGCCTGCTCAGTTCTTACGCTGGCTCAGCCAGCAGACGCGCTGGACCAAGTCCTTCTTTCGGGAATGGCTCTACAATGCCATGTGGTGGCACAAGCAACACCTCTGGATGACCTACGAATCCATCATCTCCGGCGTCTTCCCCTTCTTCGTCACGGCGACCATCATCCAGTTATTCTGGATGGGCACCTTGTGGGACATCCTCTGGGTCCTGTGCTGCATCAAGCTGATTGGCCTAGTGAAGGCAGCGTACGCCTGCCTGCTGCGAAAAGACCTGGTGATGGTGTTCATGTCCCTCTACTCCACCCTCTACATGAGCAGCCTGCTGCCTTCCAAGTACTTTGCCATCCTCACCATAAACAAGAGCAACTGGGGGACCTCCGGCAGACTCAAGATGGTGGGGAACTACGTCCCCCTGCTACCCCTGTTGGTgtgggcggccatcttgttaaGTGGGCTGTCCTACACCATCTACAAGGAGACCCAGAAGGACTGGGACAGTGCAGCTAAGATCGAGGAAACCAAGTTTCTGATATTCGGATGTGCGGCCTACGTGTGTTACTGGCTCTTCATGGTCATCTTCTACTGGGTGTGGTTCAGCAAGGCCTGCCGGAAACGCTCCCAGCATCACAATGTCAGTGTGTAG